From the genome of Thermococcus chitonophagus, one region includes:
- a CDS encoding ABC transporter ATP-binding protein: MGDKSLFLRFLREALSQRKILGIAVVAIIGSTLATLASPYLLRVAIDHYIIPRKLEGLPFIAALYLLALVAQWFFTMLQTYYTEMLGQNVLKSLRRQLYEKILVSNLDFFKNRSTGDLVSRIINDTNMVNDILVSGLLGGISSILSIAGIIAAMLFLSPKLTLATLLSVPLMVVVAYYFGGRMRRAYRETREKVAKISSIVEESVSGIETIRAFGKEKDVEKEFSKASLETVKAYLRVAIYMGLFWPLMNITSLLSVIIVIAYGGYLAYKGAVSIGVVVAFVQYAQRFRGPINNVVSMYDSLQSALAALDRIYEIIDDENVESYEGIEVEKLEGEIKFESVWFEYEKGRPVLKDVNLEIPAGSRIALVGKTGAGKTTIANLIMRFYDPTRGKILYDGIDGRKISRKSLRKRIGYVPQETYLFPGTIMENILIANPGASREDVIRVCKQLGIHEFIMKLPKGYDTPAGEAGKLLSLGERQLIAIARAMLKDPDIVILDEALSSVDPKTERLVQEAMLKLMEGRTSIIIAHRPGILKYVDKIVVVHDGRIAMEIPGGREINLEGVIRGLEEMEV; this comes from the coding sequence ATGGGGGATAAGTCCCTCTTCCTGAGGTTTCTCAGGGAGGCACTATCACAGAGGAAGATCCTGGGGATAGCTGTTGTTGCAATAATAGGCTCAACCCTAGCGACGCTTGCCTCTCCCTACCTGCTCAGGGTGGCAATAGACCACTACATAATCCCCAGAAAGCTTGAAGGATTACCCTTCATCGCCGCACTATATCTCTTGGCCTTAGTTGCCCAGTGGTTCTTCACGATGCTCCAGACCTACTACACGGAAATGCTCGGGCAGAACGTCCTGAAAAGCCTTAGGAGGCAGCTGTATGAGAAGATTCTCGTTTCGAACTTAGACTTCTTCAAGAACAGGTCTACTGGGGACTTAGTTTCAAGGATAATAAACGACACAAACATGGTGAACGATATACTCGTTTCGGGCCTGCTGGGAGGGATAAGCAGTATACTGAGCATAGCCGGGATAATAGCTGCGATGCTCTTCTTAAGCCCAAAGCTGACCTTAGCGACTCTCCTGAGCGTCCCGCTGATGGTTGTAGTTGCCTACTACTTCGGTGGGAGGATGAGGAGGGCCTACAGAGAAACCAGGGAGAAGGTCGCGAAGATTTCGAGCATAGTCGAGGAGAGCGTTTCCGGGATAGAAACGATAAGGGCGTTTGGAAAGGAGAAGGACGTTGAGAAGGAATTTTCTAAGGCCTCACTCGAAACCGTGAAGGCCTACCTGAGGGTTGCAATATACATGGGCCTCTTCTGGCCCCTCATGAACATTACAAGCCTACTCTCCGTCATAATCGTGATAGCCTACGGGGGCTACCTAGCGTACAAGGGTGCGGTGAGCATAGGCGTTGTTGTAGCCTTCGTCCAGTACGCCCAGAGGTTTAGGGGGCCGATAAACAACGTTGTGAGCATGTACGACAGCCTTCAATCGGCTTTGGCAGCCTTGGACAGGATATACGAGATAATAGACGATGAAAACGTTGAGAGCTACGAGGGAATTGAAGTTGAAAAGCTTGAGGGCGAGATAAAGTTTGAGAGCGTATGGTTCGAGTACGAGAAGGGTAGGCCGGTTCTGAAGGACGTTAACTTGGAAATACCAGCGGGGAGCAGAATAGCCCTCGTCGGCAAGACTGGAGCTGGAAAAACAACAATAGCGAACCTAATCATGAGGTTCTACGATCCCACAAGGGGAAAAATCCTGTATGACGGAATAGACGGGAGGAAGATAAGCAGGAAGAGCCTCAGGAAGAGGATAGGCTACGTTCCCCAGGAAACCTACCTCTTCCCTGGGACGATAATGGAGAACATTCTGATAGCAAATCCTGGGGCAAGTAGGGAGGATGTGATAAGGGTCTGCAAACAGCTCGGCATACACGAATTCATAATGAAGCTCCCCAAGGGGTACGACACTCCAGCTGGAGAGGCTGGGAAACTGCTTTCCCTGGGGGAGAGACAGCTGATAGCAATTGCCAGGGCCATGCTTAAGGATCCAGACATAGTGATTCTTGATGAGGCACTGTCAAGCGTTGATCCCAAGACGGAAAGGCTGGTTCAGGAGGCTATGCTCAAGCTTATGGAGGGAAGGACGAGCATAATAATAGCACACAGGCCAGGAATACTCAAGTACGTTGATAAAATAGTGGTTGTTCACGACGGCAGAATTGCAATGGAGATTCCTGGTGGCAGAGAGATTAATTTAGAGGGTGTAATTCGGGGGTTAGAGGAGATGGAGGTTTAA
- a CDS encoding DUF4097 family beta strand repeat-containing protein — translation MIFEEVREVIVSSVSGKITVEEHKEDFVEVDYIIEGECDVKIKQEGEKLIIKEEPKKKKILGIINKDLKGKADITVKVPESVFVTASTVNGTVLIEGAKTRKITSVNGSIVLREARVSEISTVNGGISGSIALAEDLEVSAVNGSISLDIEDIEGDGIVSTVNGSVRIRLSDLCDVTVLASAVNGRIHVDDFEDGEFKLKVSTVNGSVVVERF, via the coding sequence ATGATATTTGAGGAGGTTAGGGAGGTTATAGTTTCCAGCGTTAGCGGCAAGATAACAGTAGAGGAACATAAGGAGGACTTCGTTGAAGTGGACTACATAATAGAGGGAGAGTGTGACGTGAAAATTAAGCAGGAAGGTGAAAAGTTGATAATCAAAGAGGAGCCCAAGAAAAAGAAAATCCTTGGAATAATAAACAAGGATCTGAAGGGGAAGGCGGATATAACAGTTAAGGTTCCTGAAAGCGTTTTTGTCACTGCGTCCACCGTAAACGGAACAGTGCTCATAGAGGGGGCAAAGACCAGAAAGATAACCTCTGTTAACGGCTCAATAGTGCTGAGAGAAGCAAGAGTATCGGAAATTTCGACCGTTAATGGAGGAATTTCTGGGAGCATAGCTTTAGCTGAAGACTTGGAAGTTTCCGCAGTGAACGGTTCAATAAGCCTTGACATAGAGGACATTGAAGGCGATGGAATAGTTTCGACTGTGAACGGAAGCGTCAGGATTAGGCTGAGTGACCTTTGCGATGTCACAGTTTTAGCTAGCGCGGTTAATGGCAGAATTCACGTGGATGACTTTGAGGATGGTGAGTTCAAGCTCAAAGTCTCCACCGTGAACGGGAGCGTGGTTGTTGAGAGGTTCTAA
- a CDS encoding MFS transporter, with translation MDYVKRFYISSLLHLTFYSGFYLIYLQSLSLSKSQIGFLIGLSLILVALFEIPTGIVADKISKKTSVLLSKILLIPGTLLLYLANSFWHVLFATIFNSLAVAFLTGAETGWLYELLSRNGRRDEYPKIYGRLRAFEMAGSFLGATLGGFMARLLGMRVTILLSVPFILMSFLIVLTVPSDTAKSRLPYGYHLIETFRFLRSSRVLTLLFAYASLIGLSLASFTSFMQLYFYEFMPSILGVSWLFGLYTLINGISWYVDVGENRRKVLYIYSPVLIPGLTVLAGLSSWFGFLTLVLGSLIFAQAFKEWQRVFQGAIPDDKRATLGSFYSLFASLINGTYISLLGTILGKNWNKSGARGSFTDVPGGRARGS, from the coding sequence ATGGATTATGTTAAGCGTTTCTACATCTCCAGCCTACTTCATTTAACGTTTTATTCTGGCTTTTACCTCATCTACCTCCAGTCGCTTTCATTATCAAAGTCCCAGATTGGGTTTTTGATAGGGCTTTCCTTGATTCTCGTTGCCCTCTTTGAGATTCCAACTGGAATTGTCGCAGACAAGATATCAAAAAAGACTAGCGTCCTTCTGTCAAAGATACTTCTGATCCCAGGAACGCTACTCCTCTACTTGGCTAACTCATTTTGGCATGTTCTTTTTGCAACTATATTCAACTCCCTCGCAGTAGCATTTCTTACTGGAGCGGAGACTGGTTGGCTCTACGAACTCCTTTCCCGGAATGGAAGGAGAGATGAGTATCCAAAGATCTACGGTAGGCTTAGAGCATTCGAAATGGCAGGTAGCTTCCTGGGTGCCACCCTGGGAGGGTTCATGGCAAGGCTCTTAGGCATGAGGGTGACAATTCTGCTGAGCGTCCCCTTCATCTTGATGTCCTTTTTGATAGTGCTCACAGTACCTTCCGATACCGCAAAGAGTAGGCTTCCTTATGGTTATCACCTAATAGAGACTTTTAGATTTCTGAGAAGCTCACGCGTGTTAACACTCCTCTTTGCATATGCAAGCTTAATAGGGCTATCGCTGGCAAGCTTTACCTCCTTCATGCAACTCTACTTCTACGAATTTATGCCTTCAATACTTGGAGTATCTTGGCTTTTCGGCCTTTACACGCTAATCAACGGAATTTCGTGGTACGTTGACGTTGGTGAAAATCGTAGGAAGGTTTTGTACATATACTCCCCAGTTTTAATTCCAGGTTTAACGGTATTGGCTGGACTAAGCTCTTGGTTCGGCTTTTTAACTTTGGTGTTGGGAAGTTTAATCTTTGCCCAAGCATTTAAGGAATGGCAGAGGGTATTCCAGGGAGCAATCCCCGATGATAAGAGGGCAACTCTTGGCTCATTTTACTCATTATTCGCGTCTTTGATCAACGGAACTTATATCTCCCTCCTAGGAACAATACTTGGGAAAAATTGGAATAAAAGCGGGGCTCGTGGTAGTTTCACTGATGTTCCTGGGGGCCGGGCTCGTGGTTCGTAA
- a CDS encoding ABC transporter ATP-binding protein: MGSTRQFMRILGYLKGHELEFGIAMILVVLMSYTNGVIPVLIRNAIDKGISAKNYDVAIRYALLIILAGVLNGAFSFSARYLLTKASQHAIYMIRMDAFRAIQRHRMEFFDKTFSGQIISRITNDTERIMAFLSFRLRMLVYSSFLILISLYYMLRMSGRLTLVAVVTIIVVVMINMTYIKKVRPIYDSIRHQTGVLASLVTGAIAGIKTIKALAAENYSLSKFDKDNEKLYSLNVKATKITSIYGNSPFLVLGLSMSAMFYYGGKGIIAGTLTVGELTAFLTYMLTLMWPLRALGFIIGDMQRTLAAASRLFEVIDSAPESVDAPDAVDLENPRGEVEFRNVWFTYEATGRTVLKGVSFKVKPGEKVLITGPPGSGKSTILKLIARLYEPQKGEVLIDGIDVRKIKISSLRKIVAYVPQEPFIFNRSIKENIALAKPDASMEEIVKAAKIAKIHDFISSLPKGYNTVVGEKGITLSGGQRQRLALARAMLLNPKIVLLDDPVSNLDLETERKLVEDLKDILRDKTALIVSQRPSLARIVDRVIVLKDGRIVEEGKPEELLKRESIFRELVGGEYGG, encoded by the coding sequence ATGGGCTCAACTAGGCAGTTCATGAGGATCCTGGGGTACCTCAAGGGGCATGAGCTCGAATTTGGGATAGCCATGATCCTGGTAGTTTTAATGTCCTACACGAACGGAGTCATCCCAGTTCTAATAAGGAACGCAATAGATAAGGGAATATCTGCAAAGAATTATGATGTTGCAATAAGATACGCCCTCTTAATAATCCTCGCTGGAGTTTTGAATGGAGCGTTCAGCTTTTCAGCTCGCTATCTCCTAACGAAAGCCTCCCAACATGCGATCTACATGATAAGAATGGACGCATTTAGAGCAATTCAGAGACACAGGATGGAGTTCTTTGATAAAACTTTCTCGGGTCAGATAATAAGCAGAATAACCAATGACACTGAGAGGATAATGGCTTTCCTCTCATTCAGGCTGAGAATGCTCGTCTATTCCTCATTCTTGATCTTGATATCCCTGTACTACATGCTCAGGATGAGTGGAAGGCTGACGCTCGTTGCTGTCGTGACGATAATCGTAGTCGTAATGATAAACATGACGTACATAAAGAAGGTAAGGCCAATTTACGACAGCATAAGACATCAAACCGGAGTTCTTGCATCGCTGGTGACCGGGGCGATAGCGGGTATAAAGACGATAAAGGCCTTGGCCGCTGAAAATTACTCACTCTCAAAGTTTGACAAAGACAATGAAAAGCTGTACTCCCTAAACGTTAAGGCCACCAAGATAACCTCAATCTACGGTAATTCTCCATTCCTCGTTCTCGGGCTTTCGATGAGCGCAATGTTTTACTACGGAGGCAAAGGGATAATAGCGGGAACCCTAACCGTGGGAGAGCTTACAGCTTTCCTTACTTACATGCTCACCTTAATGTGGCCCTTGAGAGCCCTCGGCTTCATAATAGGGGACATGCAGAGAACCCTAGCTGCGGCATCGAGGCTGTTTGAAGTCATAGATTCAGCCCCTGAAAGCGTCGATGCTCCAGATGCCGTAGACCTCGAGAACCCTAGGGGGGAAGTCGAATTTAGGAATGTGTGGTTTACATACGAGGCCACAGGGAGGACGGTGCTCAAAGGCGTTAGCTTTAAGGTGAAGCCCGGAGAGAAGGTTCTAATAACTGGGCCACCAGGATCGGGGAAGAGCACCATCCTTAAGCTCATAGCGAGGCTTTATGAGCCCCAAAAAGGAGAGGTGCTAATCGATGGAATAGATGTCAGGAAGATCAAGATCAGCAGTCTCAGAAAGATAGTTGCCTACGTTCCCCAGGAACCGTTCATATTCAACAGGAGCATAAAAGAGAACATAGCGCTCGCAAAGCCGGATGCAAGCATGGAGGAAATCGTGAAGGCAGCTAAAATAGCGAAGATACACGATTTCATTTCTTCATTGCCTAAGGGCTATAACACCGTCGTTGGGGAGAAGGGCATAACCCTCTCCGGCGGGCAGAGGCAGAGGCTGGCGCTAGCTAGGGCAATGCTACTTAACCCAAAGATAGTCCTCCTTGACGATCCAGTGTCAAATCTAGATTTAGAAACAGAGAGGAAACTCGTTGAAGACCTAAAGGACATCTTGAGGGATAAGACTGCCCTAATAGTCTCCCAAAGGCCTTCTTTGGCGAGGATCGTTGATAGGGTAATCGTACTGAAAGACGGGAGAATAGTAGAGGAAGGAAAGCCAGAGGAGCTTCTCAAGAGGGAGAGCATTTTCAGAGAGCTCGTGGGTGGTGAGTATGGGGGATAA
- a CDS encoding nucleotidyltransferase family protein, translating into MEKKALALREFIKRVEDKFGGSVESIVLFGSYARGDYSEDSDIDVLIVGDVDFYEIMEIVTDILLEYGELIRSNIIRARRNPKKERQLYKNYPN; encoded by the coding sequence ATGGAGAAAAAAGCATTAGCCCTTAGAGAATTCATAAAAAGAGTTGAGGACAAGTTTGGTGGCTCTGTTGAAAGTATCGTGCTATTCGGATCCTATGCGAGAGGAGACTATAGTGAAGATAGCGATATAGATGTGCTCATTGTGGGTGATGTTGATTTTTATGAGATTATGGAAATTGTCACTGATATCCTCCTTGAATACGGAGAGCTCATAAGGTCCAATATTATTAGGGCCAGAAGAAATCCGAAAAAGGAAAGACAGCTTTATAAAAACTATCCTAACTGA
- a CDS encoding ATP-binding protein has translation MRLGDLTYMNPWWEGKEDYHVRQWRRQKIRWWPKWIDKIPLEPFSLNFIFGPRQVGKTTGIKLLIEKLLKENPPESVIYINVEILPDYRELLALLKEFHEMKEKEGIRKGYIFLDEASSLEGWWRGVKPLIDTGLLDNDVITVTGSSSLKVKRDVEMFPGRRGKGKTLEVMPLSFREYVEVMGLKRPELHREKTLKLFEEYLRTGGFPGSLNGLPMDDLLGAYLGEFIRFGKSLEIAKETFYAIIESAPSATSYRALAHMTSGYSYKVIQSYVELFQELYILGVAHLKEGDRIMYRREKKFFFRDPLLARLFSSWSGAELREDAIYEWVVQEHLYRRFGEVYYYRNSYEIDAIAGNMKVEVKAGKAHRRYPRGVVVLEREDVPFFLLELSEKYF, from the coding sequence ATGAGGCTTGGAGATCTAACTTACATGAACCCGTGGTGGGAAGGAAAAGAGGATTACCACGTGAGACAGTGGAGAAGGCAAAAGATCCGTTGGTGGCCGAAATGGATTGACAAAATTCCCCTTGAACCTTTTTCACTAAACTTCATCTTTGGCCCAAGGCAGGTCGGAAAAACAACGGGAATAAAACTTTTAATTGAGAAGCTTTTGAAGGAAAATCCTCCAGAATCAGTCATATATATCAACGTTGAGATCCTGCCAGATTACAGAGAACTTTTGGCCCTGCTAAAGGAGTTTCACGAGATGAAGGAGAAGGAAGGGATTAGAAAGGGCTACATCTTTTTGGACGAGGCCTCATCACTTGAAGGTTGGTGGAGAGGCGTTAAGCCACTAATCGATACAGGTCTTTTGGACAATGACGTTATTACCGTCACAGGATCAAGCTCACTAAAAGTAAAAAGAGACGTGGAGATGTTCCCAGGAAGGAGGGGAAAAGGGAAAACTCTCGAGGTGATGCCCCTCTCCTTCAGAGAGTACGTTGAGGTAATGGGCCTCAAAAGGCCGGAACTTCACCGAGAGAAAACCCTGAAGCTATTTGAGGAGTACTTGAGAACAGGTGGATTTCCCGGCTCACTTAACGGTCTTCCAATGGACGATCTTCTCGGGGCTTACCTAGGGGAGTTCATAAGGTTTGGGAAGAGCCTCGAGATAGCTAAGGAGACATTTTATGCGATTATTGAAAGCGCTCCCTCCGCGACGAGCTATAGGGCATTAGCACACATGACTTCAGGCTACTCCTACAAGGTAATTCAAAGCTATGTAGAGCTCTTCCAAGAGCTATACATCCTGGGGGTGGCGCATCTAAAAGAAGGGGACAGGATTATGTATAGGAGGGAGAAAAAGTTCTTTTTCAGGGATCCTCTTTTGGCCAGACTTTTCTCATCGTGGAGCGGGGCAGAGCTAAGGGAAGATGCCATTTATGAATGGGTCGTTCAGGAGCATTTATATCGGAGATTTGGCGAAGTTTATTATTATAGGAATTCTTACGAGATCGATGCAATTGCAGGAAACATGAAAGTGGAAGTAAAGGCCGGAAAGGCTCACAGGAGGTATCCTAGGGGGGTTGTGGTGCTTGAGAGGGAGGATGTGCCTTTCTTCTTGCTGGAGCTTTCTGAGAAGTATTTCTGA
- a CDS encoding MFS transporter gives MPALGRDFWLFAIGRFISQVGWAVQEVALPLYVLDVTHSAKIMTLFVLADLIPSLLTMPIAGVIGDRYNRKALMVGLDLARGALLFGVVAFNFLGIKELLAVQVVLAIMSSFFSAGTSAMYPDLVRQEDLERANSIVMSAGIVARLIGPALGGFIYAFGGIKLAILVNSVSFFGSGLFEVFIRYEWKSRKIENLSEVIEDLVEGIRFIRSSRYLMVLVTFALAMNAFGNPFGAVIWPYSLREVLKFSSQQFGIVESSFMLGALLGNVLIATILGRKTGRYIFKLMLVNGMLLLPFIWIISPYSTIPRDIAFYVLIGMGIGMGMSNAMINVPINSNLQRAVPTEFRGRVFSALGVLANLTVPIGLVIVGPLIDHLGAWKVSALLWVGMGAVVLYYWLFHRDVLTNHEPGPQEHQ, from the coding sequence ATGCCAGCCCTTGGGAGGGACTTTTGGCTCTTCGCCATTGGCAGGTTCATTTCCCAGGTTGGATGGGCAGTTCAAGAAGTAGCTTTACCTCTGTACGTTTTAGACGTAACGCACAGCGCTAAAATCATGACTCTCTTCGTGTTAGCTGACTTAATCCCCTCGCTATTAACGATGCCCATCGCCGGCGTCATTGGAGATCGATACAACAGGAAAGCTTTAATGGTAGGTTTGGACTTGGCGAGGGGAGCGTTGCTCTTTGGTGTTGTTGCCTTCAACTTCCTGGGGATAAAAGAGCTATTGGCAGTTCAAGTAGTTCTGGCTATAATGAGCTCATTCTTCTCCGCAGGAACGTCTGCGATGTACCCGGATTTAGTCAGACAGGAGGATCTCGAAAGGGCCAACTCAATAGTAATGTCCGCTGGAATAGTGGCAAGGCTCATTGGTCCGGCCTTAGGTGGATTTATCTACGCTTTTGGAGGAATAAAGCTTGCGATTCTGGTTAACTCGGTAAGCTTTTTTGGCTCCGGTCTGTTTGAGGTGTTCATAAGGTACGAGTGGAAGAGCAGAAAGATCGAGAATCTCTCCGAGGTAATTGAGGATCTCGTGGAGGGGATAAGGTTCATAAGGAGTAGCAGGTATCTCATGGTTCTGGTTACCTTTGCTTTAGCTATGAACGCCTTTGGAAATCCATTCGGGGCAGTAATATGGCCGTACTCACTCAGGGAAGTTCTGAAGTTCTCAAGTCAGCAGTTTGGAATAGTCGAGAGCTCTTTCATGCTCGGTGCCCTGCTTGGAAACGTGCTGATAGCTACAATCCTGGGAAGGAAGACTGGGAGGTATATATTCAAGCTGATGTTGGTGAATGGAATGCTTCTTCTACCGTTCATCTGGATTATCTCGCCGTATTCCACCATTCCCAGGGACATTGCATTTTACGTCCTAATAGGGATGGGCATAGGAATGGGAATGTCGAATGCCATGATAAACGTCCCCATAAACTCCAACCTGCAGAGGGCCGTTCCAACGGAGTTCAGGGGAAGAGTTTTCTCAGCCTTGGGAGTTCTGGCCAATCTAACTGTTCCCATAGGCTTAGTTATCGTCGGTCCGCTGATTGATCACTTAGGGGCATGGAAGGTCTCGGCATTACTCTGGGTAGGAATGGGAGCAGTTGTGCTATACTACTGGCTGTTCCATAGGGACGTGCTTACGAACCACGAGCCCGGCCCCCAGGAACATCAGTGA
- a CDS encoding 30S ribosomal protein S8e, producing MAIWQGRSLKKPSGGRIVLARKKRKRELGREPANTRVAEQDKRKIIRTYGGNRKVRLTAAAYANVFDKTGKGRKVRIIRVLENSANRQFARRNIITRGAIIETELGKAKVTSRPGQDGVVNAILLEEKTIE from the coding sequence ATGGCGATCTGGCAGGGAAGATCACTTAAGAAGCCTTCAGGTGGAAGGATTGTACTCGCGAGGAAGAAGAGGAAGAGGGAGCTCGGTAGGGAGCCCGCTAACACAAGGGTTGCCGAGCAGGACAAGAGGAAGATCATAAGGACTTACGGAGGAAACAGGAAGGTCAGATTGACCGCTGCAGCTTATGCAAACGTCTTTGACAAGACCGGCAAGGGCAGGAAGGTTAGGATCATTAGGGTACTCGAGAACTCTGCAAACAGGCAGTTCGCGAGGAGAAACATAATCACCAGGGGCGCAATAATCGAGACCGAGCTTGGGAAGGCTAAGGTCACTTCAAGGCCTGGCCAGGATGGTGTCGTCAACGCTATCCTCCTCGAGGAGAAGACTATTGAGTGA
- a CDS encoding Mov34/MPN/PAD-1 family protein — MSDFRFSLVLPKSIIEEILKRASSSPVEICGFLLGRGNEVSEVVFIKNRLDSPVEFEMEPEEMLRALEYAENRGLEILAIFHSHLSCLPTPSGKDLRGMNLWPVVWLIVNSSGKYKAWKLENGKVVEVEVKIVNRSS; from the coding sequence TTGAGTGACTTTCGATTTTCCCTCGTTCTCCCCAAATCTATAATTGAGGAAATTCTTAAAAGGGCGAGCTCTTCTCCCGTTGAGATTTGTGGCTTCCTCCTTGGAAGGGGAAATGAAGTTAGCGAAGTGGTGTTCATCAAGAACAGGCTTGATTCTCCGGTAGAGTTTGAAATGGAGCCTGAGGAAATGCTGAGGGCCTTAGAGTATGCCGAGAATAGAGGCTTGGAGATCCTTGCAATATTCCACTCCCATCTCTCCTGCCTTCCAACTCCAAGCGGTAAGGATCTAAGGGGGATGAACCTTTGGCCAGTTGTTTGGCTCATAGTTAACTCCTCTGGGAAGTACAAGGCGTGGAAGCTTGAGAATGGAAAAGTTGTAGAGGTTGAAGTTAAAATAGTGAACAGGAGTTCATGA
- the asnB gene encoding asparagine synthase (glutamine-hydrolyzing), with protein MCLIAGGISLSARSIVTMIEKGKHRGPDSFGVWSDGFVLKSSNFSDVRNVRGGEFVLVQCRLAITGSKSYTQPFYNDLVLVHNGEIYNHAYLREFLVERGLSFESDVDSEVILRLLEYLIYDKGLHPKDAVEKSTRMLNGDYAVAFKHGDKIYLFRDPIGIRPLYYSPSGHFASEKKVLWALGEEAIPVNPGEVVELSKGGIRKWKVFDPLEIKTRGVEYREGLKNLLLYSVRLRTRDEIGILFSGGLDSSLIALLASKFSKKVVLYTAGTEDSKDVEWARKVAEELGLTLREYVFSREEIKAVVEKVAFAVEEPNPMNLAIAIPLYFSTKLAREDGIRVLLSGQGADELFGGYAKYLDNPGLMIEDFKTLAERNLARDDKVSMLNGVEVRYPYLDLSFAVLALNVPLNEKIGNGIRKKILREIALEMGLPQDVAYREKKAMQYGSNSQKLLERIAKSRGMRLREFAEYLFERMRRGIGPEW; from the coding sequence ATGTGCCTCATAGCTGGAGGAATCTCTCTATCGGCAAGGAGCATAGTTACAATGATAGAAAAAGGCAAGCATAGGGGGCCCGATTCTTTTGGGGTCTGGAGCGATGGCTTCGTGTTAAAATCAAGTAACTTTAGCGATGTAAGGAATGTTAGGGGAGGAGAATTCGTTCTCGTACAGTGCAGATTAGCAATAACTGGATCGAAGAGCTACACTCAACCCTTCTACAATGATCTCGTTTTGGTTCACAATGGGGAGATATACAACCATGCCTACCTTAGGGAGTTCCTAGTCGAGAGGGGCTTGAGCTTCGAGAGCGATGTAGATAGTGAAGTGATACTAAGGCTCCTTGAGTACCTCATATATGACAAGGGGCTTCATCCAAAGGATGCCGTTGAGAAGTCCACGAGGATGCTCAACGGGGATTATGCTGTGGCTTTTAAACACGGAGATAAAATTTACCTCTTTAGGGATCCGATAGGTATAAGGCCCCTTTACTATTCGCCGAGCGGCCACTTTGCGTCTGAAAAGAAAGTTCTGTGGGCCCTCGGAGAGGAGGCAATTCCCGTTAATCCTGGGGAAGTCGTAGAGCTATCAAAGGGAGGAATAAGGAAGTGGAAGGTGTTTGATCCCCTCGAAATCAAAACCCGAGGAGTTGAGTATCGTGAAGGCCTCAAGAACCTCCTCCTCTACTCTGTTAGGCTCAGGACTAGGGATGAAATTGGCATTCTATTTTCCGGAGGCTTGGACAGCTCCCTCATAGCCCTTCTCGCCTCAAAGTTTTCCAAGAAGGTCGTGCTTTACACTGCGGGGACGGAAGACAGTAAAGATGTTGAATGGGCAAGGAAAGTTGCCGAGGAGCTCGGCCTTACCCTTAGGGAGTACGTATTCTCACGAGAGGAAATTAAGGCTGTAGTTGAGAAGGTAGCCTTTGCTGTGGAAGAGCCAAACCCAATGAACCTTGCCATAGCAATTCCCCTTTACTTCTCCACTAAACTAGCGAGGGAAGATGGGATTAGAGTTCTTCTAAGTGGACAGGGTGCGGACGAGCTGTTCGGAGGATACGCGAAGTACCTTGATAACCCTGGGCTGATGATTGAGGACTTTAAGACGCTCGCCGAGAGGAATTTGGCTAGGGACGATAAGGTCTCGATGCTGAACGGCGTTGAGGTTAGGTATCCTTACCTCGACCTTTCATTTGCAGTCCTAGCCCTTAACGTGCCCTTAAATGAGAAGATAGGGAACGGGATCAGGAAAAAGATCCTGAGGGAGATAGCCCTTGAGATGGGGCTTCCCCAGGATGTTGCTTATAGAGAGAAAAAGGCCATGCAGTATGGGAGTAACTCTCAAAAGCTATTAGAGAGGATAGCTAAATCGAGGGGAATGAGGCTTAGGGAGTTTGCTGAGTACTTGTTTGAGCGGATGAGGAGAGGGATTGGTCCTGAATGGTGA
- a CDS encoding metalloregulator ArsR/SmtB family transcription factor, whose translation MEDLRKQLEELKKRLEVLEERIDPIDEVMLSIKARLKRKLETLPELDEEKAAKMLKALANPDRIRILKMLSERPMGFKEIKEILGVESPTVSHHLKLLLKTRMVRKGEKYEITPDGRLFLRILEILSALEEVEENV comes from the coding sequence ATGGAGGATCTAAGGAAGCAACTTGAGGAACTGAAGAAGAGGCTGGAGGTGCTTGAAGAGAGAATTGACCCAATAGATGAAGTAATGCTATCAATAAAGGCAAGACTGAAGAGAAAGCTCGAAACGCTCCCGGAGCTTGACGAAGAGAAGGCAGCTAAGATGCTTAAGGCTTTAGCTAATCCGGACAGAATTAGAATCCTGAAGATGCTGTCCGAGAGGCCTATGGGCTTCAAGGAGATTAAAGAGATACTAGGAGTTGAGAGTCCTACCGTTTCACATCACCTAAAGCTCCTTTTGAAAACCAGGATGGTGAGGAAGGGGGAGAAGTACGAGATAACCCCTGATGGTAGGTTGTTCCTCAGGATATTGGAGATATTATCTGCTCTAGAAGAGGTGGAGGAAAATGTTTGA